From a region of the Candidatus Caldatribacterium sp. genome:
- the rplL gene encoding 50S ribosomal protein L7/L12 — MTKEEIIEAIEKMTVLELAELVKALEEKFGVSAAMPVAQVTAPVAGPQAAAPAQEEEKTEFDVILKSAGPQKLQVIKEVRAITGLGLKEAKDLVDNPPKPIKEGVSKKEADEIKAKLEAVGAEVEIK; from the coding sequence ATGACGAAAGAGGAAATCATCGAAGCGATTGAGAAAATGACTGTTCTTGAGCTTGCGGAACTCGTGAAGGCCCTTGAAGAGAAGTTCGGTGTTTCGGCAGCCATGCCTGTTGCCCAGGTGACTGCGCCTGTGGCCGGTCCTCAGGCAGCTGCTCCGGCCCAGGAAGAGGAGAAGACCGAGTTCGACGTGATCTTGAAGAGCGCAGGGCCTCAGAAGCTCCAGGTCATCAAGGAAGTCCGGGCTATCACTGGTCTTGGCCTCAAGGAAGCTAAGGACCTTGTGGACAACCCGCCAAAGCCCATTAAAGAAGGCGTGAGCAAGAAAGAGGCAGACGAGATCAAGGCAAAGCTTGAGGCCGTTGGAGCTGAAGTGGAAATCAAGTAG
- a CDS encoding GntR family transcriptional regulator, whose translation MKRLISDVPLYAKIYKTLREEIENGLYRVGDLLPSEEELEKRFGASRTTIRNALGELEREGFIVRKRGKGTIVQEPKTAQNMNFISSFTETLQEKGIQVETGIVTIELTPAPPKVLAALGLEKGEKVYLVQRTRLANGVPIAFMTNYLLARVVPGLEEKKEALRRVGLYQLLEEEYGLVLKRAIETIEAYLSGPLEADILQIPEKVPLFHTVRITYLEDGTPFEMVISIIRADKYEYKVYLEGRPRK comes from the coding sequence ATGAAACGCCTGATCTCAGACGTTCCTCTGTACGCCAAGATTTACAAAACTCTGAGAGAGGAAATCGAAAACGGCCTCTACAGAGTTGGCGATCTTCTCCCCTCGGAGGAAGAGCTTGAAAAGCGCTTCGGTGCAAGCCGCACTACCATCCGCAACGCCCTGGGAGAGTTAGAACGCGAGGGTTTCATCGTTCGCAAGCGGGGAAAGGGGACAATCGTCCAGGAGCCCAAAACCGCCCAGAATATGAACTTCATCAGCTCCTTCACCGAAACCCTTCAGGAGAAGGGAATTCAGGTAGAAACAGGAATTGTCACCATTGAACTCACTCCCGCGCCTCCCAAGGTCCTTGCAGCTCTTGGTCTCGAGAAAGGGGAAAAGGTATACCTTGTCCAGCGTACAAGGCTTGCTAATGGTGTACCAATTGCCTTCATGACTAACTACCTTCTTGCTCGAGTGGTCCCAGGTTTGGAGGAAAAAAAGGAGGCCCTGAGGAGAGTGGGTCTCTACCAGCTCCTTGAGGAAGAGTACGGTTTGGTACTCAAGAGAGCCATAGAGACAATTGAGGCCTATCTCAGCGGGCCGCTCGAGGCAGACATTCTTCAGATTCCCGAAAAGGTACCACTTTTCCATACAGTTAGGATTACCTATCTTGAAGATGGCACTCCTTTTGAGATGGTGATTTCCATCATCCGTGCCGATAAGTACGAGTACAAAGTCTACTTGGAAGGTAGGCCGAGGAAGTAG
- a CDS encoding thermonuclease family protein: protein MRRVPQRLSWGSILFFLILVLFYYTVSQRGPGEYIVARVIDGDTIELANGEKVRYIGINTPELHHPQKGVEYFAREAYEANRRMVEGKRVRLEFDVQRRDRYGRLLAYVYVDDIMVNEWLVANGYAQVATYPPNVRYAERFLKLEEEARRLGIGLWGKR from the coding sequence ATGCGGAGGGTGCCGCAGCGCCTTTCGTGGGGATCGATTCTCTTCTTCCTCATCCTCGTCCTCTTCTACTACACCGTTTCGCAGAGGGGCCCGGGCGAGTACATCGTCGCCCGGGTGATCGACGGGGACACCATAGAGCTTGCAAACGGCGAAAAAGTCCGCTACATCGGCATCAACACCCCGGAGCTCCACCACCCCCAGAAGGGGGTGGAGTACTTCGCCCGGGAAGCCTATGAAGCCAACCGCCGCATGGTTGAGGGGAAAAGGGTCCGCCTGGAGTTTGATGTTCAAAGGCGCGATCGGTACGGCCGCCTTCTCGCCTACGTGTACGTCGACGACATCATGGTGAACGAGTGGCTTGTGGCAAACGGCTACGCGCAAGTAGCTACCTATCCCCCCAACGTTAGGTACGCCGAGCGTTTCCTGAAGCTTGAAGAGGAGGCCCGCCGCTTAGGCATCGGCCTCTGGGGGAAACGTTAG
- a CDS encoding phosphoglycerate dehydrogenase: MAKVVVLARSFARASSEPLDVLRSAGLEVERKTNPEPENEEVVAELIGDAEAVIVGVDRVGRKVLERCPNLRVVAKHGVGVDNIDLEAAKEYGVVVANAPGTNTESVADMAFLLILSCARNLPALLENVRKKTWGSSTLGVELEGKILGIVGLGRIGKGVARRALGFGMEVVYYDPLVEDETFRKVSLEELFSISDFISLHAPLTSETRHLVNERLLSLMKREAFLINTARGELVDEEALFRFLKEGRIAGAGLDVLSFEPPFESPLLTLPNVLVTPHVAAHTKEANIKMGKIAALNVVRVLEGKEPLYRVV; encoded by the coding sequence ATGGCTAAGGTCGTTGTCCTTGCTCGCTCTTTCGCTCGGGCTTCCTCAGAACCCCTGGATGTACTCAGAAGCGCGGGACTTGAGGTGGAGCGAAAAACAAACCCCGAGCCCGAGAACGAGGAGGTTGTGGCTGAGCTCATAGGTGATGCCGAAGCGGTGATTGTCGGGGTGGACCGGGTTGGACGGAAAGTGCTTGAGCGCTGCCCAAATCTTCGGGTGGTGGCCAAGCACGGTGTCGGCGTGGACAACATCGACCTTGAGGCGGCAAAAGAATACGGAGTTGTCGTTGCGAACGCTCCGGGGACGAATACCGAGTCGGTGGCCGATATGGCTTTCCTCCTCATCCTCTCCTGCGCCCGGAACCTCCCCGCACTTCTTGAGAACGTTCGCAAAAAAACCTGGGGTTCTTCGACCCTCGGGGTGGAGCTTGAGGGGAAGATTCTCGGCATTGTGGGCCTTGGGCGGATTGGGAAAGGCGTTGCCCGAAGGGCTCTCGGCTTTGGCATGGAAGTGGTGTACTACGACCCCCTTGTGGAGGACGAAACCTTCAGGAAGGTTTCCCTTGAGGAGCTCTTCTCAATCTCTGATTTCATTTCTCTCCACGCTCCCTTAACCTCGGAGACAAGGCACCTTGTGAACGAGAGGCTTTTGAGCCTCATGAAGAGGGAGGCTTTCCTCATCAACACCGCTCGGGGGGAACTCGTCGATGAAGAGGCGCTCTTTCGCTTCCTCAAGGAGGGGCGCATCGCCGGGGCAGGCCTTGACGTCCTCTCCTTTGAGCCGCCCTTTGAAAGCCCTCTCCTTACCCTTCCTAACGTCCTCGTGACGCCTCATGTTGCCGCCCACACGAAAGAGGCGAACATCAAAATGGGGAAAATAGCGGCGCTCAACGTCGTTCGGGTCCTTGAGGGAAAAGAGCCGCTCTACCGGGTGGTGTAA
- a CDS encoding bifunctional 4-hydroxy-2-oxoglutarate aldolase/2-dehydro-3-deoxy-phosphogluconate aldolase: protein MNLKGRAETVAYIEREKIIAIIRAQSSQALMEVVEALKAGGISCIEVTMTTPGALEVLEEVRKKRDDVLFGAGTILDPETARLCILKGAQFLVTPTLNDRVIEMAHRYDVPIIPGALTPTEILKAWECGAEVVKVFPASSLGPSYIRELKGPFPQIKLCPTGGVNLENIADFLKAGASCVGVGGSLVRKDLIEGKKWEELANLARRFKEAAISS from the coding sequence ATGAACCTCAAGGGACGAGCTGAGACTGTAGCGTACATCGAGCGGGAGAAAATCATCGCCATCATCCGGGCGCAGAGTTCTCAGGCCCTCATGGAGGTTGTGGAAGCCCTCAAAGCCGGGGGAATCTCCTGCATCGAGGTAACCATGACGACTCCGGGGGCCCTGGAGGTCCTTGAAGAGGTTCGGAAAAAAAGGGACGATGTCCTCTTCGGAGCGGGGACAATCCTTGACCCCGAGACGGCAAGGCTCTGCATCCTGAAAGGCGCCCAGTTCCTCGTGACTCCCACCCTGAACGATCGCGTCATCGAGATGGCCCACCGCTACGATGTCCCCATCATTCCCGGAGCCCTGACGCCCACAGAAATCCTCAAAGCCTGGGAATGCGGAGCGGAAGTCGTGAAAGTTTTCCCGGCCTCAAGCCTTGGGCCATCGTACATCCGGGAGCTTAAGGGACCGTTCCCTCAGATTAAGCTCTGCCCCACCGGAGGGGTGAACCTCGAAAATATTGCCGATTTCCTGAAGGCCGGAGCTTCCTGCGTGGGGGTTGGGGGATCGCTTGTGCGAAAGGACCTCATCGAGGGGAAGAAATGGGAGGAGCTTGCAAACCTTGCCCGCCGCTTCAAGGAGGCGGCAATCTCCTCCTAA
- a CDS encoding cupin domain-containing protein, whose amino-acid sequence MSYKKVSLFECAAEEGKNTFGDVRNSIGTNVIRDTLMLLREKDTETGRINVGYTIIYPHCSTRGHEHAPLEEVYFVTSGKGIMEVGAERFEVESGDVVYIPGGEFHRAENPFDLPLEYVWVTVRKEG is encoded by the coding sequence TTGTCGTACAAAAAAGTCAGTCTCTTCGAGTGTGCAGCAGAAGAGGGCAAGAATACGTTCGGTGACGTCCGTAATTCTATCGGTACGAATGTCATTCGAGATACTCTGATGCTCCTCCGCGAGAAAGATACCGAAACCGGCCGCATCAACGTGGGGTACACCATCATTTACCCTCACTGCAGTACCCGGGGGCACGAGCATGCTCCACTTGAGGAGGTGTACTTTGTAACCTCGGGGAAGGGCATCATGGAGGTTGGTGCGGAGCGGTTCGAGGTAGAAAGCGGCGACGTCGTGTACATTCCGGGCGGAGAATTCCACCGGGCCGAGAATCCTTTCGATCTTCCCCTTGAGTACGTCTGGGTTACGGTGAGAAAGGAAGGCTGA
- a CDS encoding YdcF family protein has product MFFVQKFVGALVDFPGIVIVLLFLAGLWARAQKRGAGGYFFLAFLLYLLSAGWVFSLIPFPEFSPPSSPPEAIVVLGGGVEENPGTHELSLSPVSLARVYQAFLLYEREKLPILASGGKLSENQERAEAEVAFEVLRAFGVPSEDIVLEARSRTTWENARYSTKILKALGIRSFYLVTSEIHLPRALFAFRYWYPEAAITPYPAHAALDVATMLPGERFLPKREVLCAFGSAIHEGVGYLLYLLRSSLPLGE; this is encoded by the coding sequence ATGTTCTTCGTCCAGAAATTCGTGGGTGCTCTGGTGGACTTCCCGGGCATTGTCATCGTCCTTCTCTTCCTTGCGGGTCTCTGGGCAAGGGCGCAGAAAAGAGGGGCCGGTGGGTACTTCTTCCTTGCCTTTCTCCTCTACCTCCTCTCCGCAGGATGGGTCTTCAGCCTCATCCCCTTCCCCGAGTTCTCCCCTCCCTCCTCTCCCCCGGAGGCCATTGTCGTTCTTGGGGGAGGGGTGGAGGAAAACCCAGGGACTCATGAGCTCTCCCTGAGCCCGGTATCCCTTGCTCGGGTCTACCAGGCTTTCCTCCTCTACGAGAGGGAAAAGCTTCCGATACTTGCAAGTGGCGGAAAACTCTCGGAAAACCAGGAACGCGCCGAGGCCGAGGTTGCCTTTGAGGTCCTCAGGGCTTTCGGGGTTCCCTCAGAGGACATCGTCCTTGAGGCCCGTTCCCGCACCACCTGGGAGAATGCCCGCTACAGCACGAAAATCCTGAAGGCCCTCGGCATCCGGAGCTTCTACCTCGTAACCTCAGAAATCCACCTCCCCAGGGCGCTCTTTGCCTTCCGCTACTGGTACCCGGAGGCAGCGATTACCCCCTATCCTGCCCATGCCGCCTTAGATGTGGCCACCATGCTCCCCGGGGAGCGCTTCCTCCCAAAGCGCGAGGTCCTCTGCGCCTTCGGTAGCGCTATTCACGAGGGAGTGGGCTACCTCCTATACCTTTTGAGGAGTTCCCTGCCACTGGGCGAGTAG